The Micromonospora sp. NBC_00421 genome contains a region encoding:
- a CDS encoding lytic polysaccharide monooxygenase, whose translation MRRTLTVPLVATGAVVTSLGLATPAQAHGYVSAPPSRQALCAQGKVPDCGQIRYEPQSVEGPKGLRSCSAGISQFAVLDDDNRGWPATSVGSTVTFTWVNTARHATRNWEYFIGGTRVGVVDGGGRQPEATVAHTVNLGGFSGRQKILAVWNIADTANAFYSCVDVQIGGGGPTPSPTAAPSPTATPTRTPGPTPTPTRTTPPPTTPTGSPTVGGSWTAGRSYQVGDLVTYQAVSYRCRQAHTAIPGWEPPYVPALWTQV comes from the coding sequence ATGCGTCGAACCCTCACCGTCCCCCTGGTGGCGACAGGTGCCGTCGTCACCTCCCTTGGCCTCGCCACGCCTGCCCAGGCCCACGGCTACGTCTCCGCCCCACCCAGCCGCCAGGCTCTCTGCGCCCAGGGCAAGGTGCCCGACTGCGGCCAGATCCGGTACGAGCCGCAGAGCGTCGAAGGCCCGAAGGGGCTGCGCAGTTGCAGCGCCGGGATCAGCCAGTTCGCCGTCCTCGACGACGACAATCGGGGCTGGCCCGCCACCTCGGTCGGCAGCACTGTCACCTTCACCTGGGTGAACACCGCCCGGCACGCCACCCGCAACTGGGAGTACTTCATCGGCGGCACCCGGGTCGGTGTCGTCGACGGGGGCGGTCGGCAGCCCGAGGCCACCGTGGCGCACACCGTCAACCTGGGCGGCTTCTCCGGTCGGCAGAAGATCCTCGCCGTCTGGAACATCGCCGACACCGCCAACGCCTTCTACTCCTGCGTGGACGTGCAGATCGGCGGCGGTGGTCCGACCCCGAGCCCCACCGCCGCCCCGAGCCCCACCGCCACCCCGACCCGCACACCGGGTCCGACACCCACCCCGACCCGCACCACCCCGCCCCCGACAACCCCCACCGGTTCGCCGACCGTCGGCGGCAGCTGGACCGCCGGCCGCAGCTACCAGGTCGGCGACCTGGTCACCTACCAGGCGGTGAGCTACCGGTGCCGGCAGGCGCACACCGCCATCCCGGGCTGGGAACCCCCGTACGTGCCCGCCCTGTGGACCCAGGTCTGA
- a CDS encoding polysaccharide deacetylase family protein: protein MRQRTAGRWATGLVALGALQLAPAVTAVPALRGRLLHRLDGVGPPDRIALTFDDGPDPQSTPHFLEVLAAHRVRATFFLLGAMLRRSPELGRQLVAAGHEVALHGWEHRNLLLRGPLATGRDIAAGRALITTVTGRTPRFFRPPYGVLTGSALLAARRLGLRPVLWTCWGRDWIRSADAGSVLTEIRGGLAGGGTVLLHDSSCTAAPGAWRSTLDALPYLLDECHRRGWTVGPLGSHLAGA, encoded by the coding sequence GTGAGGCAGCGGACGGCAGGGCGGTGGGCGACCGGACTGGTCGCGCTCGGCGCCCTGCAGCTGGCCCCGGCGGTCACCGCAGTGCCGGCGCTGCGGGGACGTCTCCTGCACCGGCTCGACGGGGTGGGCCCGCCGGACCGGATCGCGCTGACCTTCGACGACGGCCCGGATCCGCAGTCCACGCCCCACTTCCTGGAGGTGCTGGCGGCACACCGGGTACGGGCCACGTTCTTCCTGCTGGGCGCGATGCTGCGGCGCTCACCCGAACTCGGCCGGCAGCTCGTCGCCGCCGGGCACGAGGTCGCCCTGCATGGCTGGGAACACCGCAACCTGCTGCTGCGCGGTCCGCTGGCCACCGGCCGGGACATCGCCGCCGGGCGAGCGCTGATCACCACCGTGACCGGGCGCACCCCCCGGTTCTTCCGTCCACCGTACGGGGTGTTGACCGGATCGGCGCTGCTCGCCGCCCGGCGGCTGGGCCTGCGGCCGGTGCTCTGGACCTGCTGGGGTCGGGACTGGATCCGCTCGGCCGACGCCGGATCGGTGCTCACCGAGATCCGGGGTGGACTCGCCGGCGGCGGCACGGTCCTGCTGCACGACTCCTCCTGCACGGCGGCGCCCGGTGCGTGGCGCTCGACTCTCGACGCGTTGCCATACCTGCTCGACGAGTGCCACCGACGGGGCTGGACGGTGGGCCCGCTCGGCAGTCACCTGGCCGGGGCATGA
- a CDS encoding TetR/AcrR family transcriptional regulator: MSLDTEFRRRRLEPDARRGQILACAVRLFGARPYPDVSTTDIARAAGVARGLVNHYFGTKKQLYLEVVRVMVTVPEVAVARLPAGDLRTRVDASVTWFLDVVSRHRTSWLAAVTAGGMGHDPDVALVLTEAEEVAADSVLVAVGLADVTAHRAELRGMIRAYGGLATSTAREWLQRGTLDRAQVHLLLTATLLTIVEQVFPAIAGRHPAPGRPPSA, translated from the coding sequence GTGAGTCTCGACACGGAATTCCGGCGACGACGCCTGGAACCCGACGCCCGGCGGGGGCAGATCCTCGCCTGCGCGGTCCGGCTCTTCGGTGCGCGCCCCTACCCGGACGTGTCGACCACCGACATCGCCCGCGCGGCCGGGGTGGCCCGGGGCCTGGTCAACCACTACTTCGGCACCAAGAAGCAGCTCTACCTGGAGGTCGTCCGGGTGATGGTGACCGTCCCCGAGGTGGCCGTCGCGCGGCTGCCCGCCGGTGACCTGCGGACCCGGGTCGACGCCAGCGTCACCTGGTTCCTCGACGTGGTCTCCCGGCACCGCACCTCCTGGCTGGCCGCGGTGACCGCCGGGGGGATGGGCCACGACCCCGACGTCGCCCTGGTCCTGACGGAGGCCGAGGAGGTCGCGGCCGACAGTGTGCTCGTCGCCGTGGGGTTGGCCGACGTGACCGCCCATCGCGCGGAGCTGCGCGGCATGATCCGGGCGTACGGCGGGCTGGCCACCTCGACCGCCCGGGAGTGGCTCCAGCGGGGCACCCTGGACCGGGCCCAGGTGCACCTGCTGTTGACCGCCACCCTGCTGACCATCGTGGAGCAGGTCTTCCCCGCCATCGCCGGCCGTCACCCCGCCCCGGGCCGGCCACCTTCGGCCTGA
- a CDS encoding MGDG synthase family glycosyltransferase, whose translation MECRGRILVISADVGAGHDTAAGELAHRLRERGFTVDRLNLLDVLPRPVRWAFREAYRDMLRWLPRGYDLLFALTARSRWSVSAIRGLLRPVRRRLGRTIPPDTLAVVTTYPFANQLLGPLRRQGRLAVPVVSYVTDFALHPTWVSPGVDRYYALRHAELPPSDDSDGVPVTTVQPLVSPAFGGAHRTDRRQARRRFGLPERDRLALIVAGAWGAGDVETTVAEVDATGWARPVVVCGRNTLLYDRLRQDWEHVFGWVDDMATLMRAVDVVVENAGGLTCQEALSAGVPVVTYRPLPGHGRANASILARAGLIRRVSSAAQLRPALMETTARRDRPAPPPTDPVDVEGLVAAVAAVPGGADAYDRRRRRSPLDVLGDAVAVVVALLQSSSGGRR comes from the coding sequence ATGGAGTGCCGAGGGCGGATACTCGTGATCTCGGCGGATGTCGGTGCCGGCCACGACACCGCAGCCGGCGAGCTGGCCCACCGGCTGCGGGAACGCGGTTTCACGGTGGACCGGCTGAACCTGCTGGACGTGCTGCCCCGACCGGTGCGCTGGGCGTTCCGCGAGGCGTACCGGGACATGCTGCGCTGGCTCCCCCGAGGCTACGACCTGCTGTTCGCCCTCACCGCCCGGTCCCGGTGGTCGGTCTCGGCGATCCGGGGTCTGCTGCGTCCGGTACGACGTCGGCTGGGCCGGACGATCCCACCGGACACCCTCGCCGTGGTGACGACCTACCCGTTCGCCAACCAGCTGCTCGGGCCGTTGCGCCGGCAGGGCCGGCTGGCCGTCCCCGTGGTCAGCTACGTCACCGACTTCGCGCTCCACCCGACCTGGGTGAGCCCCGGAGTGGACCGGTACTACGCGTTGCGACACGCTGAGCTACCCCCTTCCGACGATTCGGACGGGGTGCCGGTCACGACGGTGCAACCGCTTGTGTCGCCCGCCTTCGGCGGCGCGCACCGGACCGACCGGCGGCAGGCCCGTCGACGCTTCGGCCTGCCCGAGCGGGACCGGCTGGCGCTGATCGTCGCCGGCGCCTGGGGTGCCGGCGATGTCGAGACGACGGTCGCCGAGGTGGATGCCACCGGCTGGGCCCGCCCGGTGGTGGTCTGCGGGCGCAACACCCTGTTGTACGACCGGCTGCGGCAGGACTGGGAACACGTGTTCGGCTGGGTCGACGACATGGCGACGCTGATGCGCGCGGTGGACGTCGTGGTGGAGAACGCGGGCGGCCTGACCTGCCAGGAGGCGCTCTCCGCCGGGGTTCCGGTGGTCACCTACCGACCGCTTCCCGGGCACGGGCGGGCGAACGCCTCGATCCTCGCACGGGCCGGGCTGATCCGGCGGGTGTCGTCGGCGGCGCAGCTGCGGCCGGCACTGATGGAGACGACCGCAAGGCGAGACCGGCCCGCTCCCCCACCGACCGACCCGGTCGACGTGGAGGGGCTGGTCGCGGCGGTTGCCGCCGTACCCGGCGGAGCGGACGCGTACGACAGGCGTCGCCGGCGGTCCCCGCTCGACGTGCTCGGCGACGCCGTGGCCGTGGTCGTGGCCCTGCTCCAGTCGTCGTCCGGTGGGCGCCGGTGA
- a CDS encoding DMT family transporter, protein MLAALVAAFAFALSTTLHQRAAKRQQRRQALDLRLLSRLLRTRLWQVGWVPDLVGVTAQALALRYGPLTLVQPLLASGLFMAILIEAGWNRQPVHRRDLAATLVGTVGLVTFLAVADPRAGVTEPSAPAWWWVAAGTGATVAGCLLVARRVNDATRGALLGVAAGVLYGMAAALLKSVAARWHGDPVALLADPRLWALTVVGLLGVQVNQVAFQNGRLAAPLVALTLAEPVTAVAVGATAFRETLSLSGARLPLVVAAVVALVVGVRLGASRAGR, encoded by the coding sequence GTGCTGGCCGCACTCGTGGCGGCGTTCGCCTTCGCCCTGTCCACCACGCTGCACCAGCGGGCGGCGAAGCGGCAGCAGCGGCGGCAGGCGCTCGACCTGCGGCTGTTGTCGCGGCTGCTGAGGACCCGGCTGTGGCAGGTCGGTTGGGTTCCGGACCTCGTCGGGGTGACCGCCCAGGCCCTGGCCCTGCGGTACGGCCCGCTCACCCTCGTGCAGCCGCTGCTGGCCAGCGGGCTCTTCATGGCCATCCTGATCGAGGCCGGCTGGAACCGGCAGCCGGTGCACCGACGGGACCTCGCCGCCACCCTGGTGGGCACCGTCGGTCTGGTCACCTTCCTGGCCGTCGCCGACCCCCGGGCCGGCGTGACCGAGCCGAGCGCCCCGGCGTGGTGGTGGGTGGCGGCCGGCACCGGCGCGACGGTGGCCGGTTGCCTGCTCGTCGCCCGCCGGGTGAACGACGCGACCCGGGGTGCCCTGCTCGGGGTCGCCGCCGGGGTCCTCTACGGGATGGCCGCCGCGCTGCTCAAGTCGGTGGCCGCCCGGTGGCACGGCGACCCGGTCGCACTGCTCGCCGACCCACGGCTGTGGGCGTTGACGGTGGTGGGTCTGCTCGGCGTGCAGGTGAACCAGGTCGCGTTCCAGAACGGCCGGCTCGCCGCCCCACTTGTCGCGTTGACCCTGGCCGAGCCGGTCACCGCGGTGGCCGTCGGAGCCACCGCGTTCCGGGAGACCCTGTCGCTGAGCGGGGCCCGGCTGCCGCTCGTCGTCGCTGCCGTCGTCGCCCTCGTGGTGGGTGTCCGGCTCGGCGCGTCCCGGGCCGGACGGTGA
- a CDS encoding transporter substrate-binding domain-containing protein has protein sequence MRLHVRRSPGRARPRTAPWRGIGPFLALALVAVSTAAFNQGALKSPTVADYLRRSSIAGRDLRVGVFADQPLLSTPVGDNRFTGFEASLATFLARSIGVTPDFVPLEPTERLAALTSGRVDVVLAGLAITAERQRVVEFAGPYLVGHTKVATRTTWPPRSGPGRLCVVSGSTAEAEAARLEHRILLAPDLQRCLAAVRVGRADAVAGDEILLRGLVWAADPGWKLVPFDGTPITQMYGIGVARGDPALKALVDSFLVASLRKKTSGAWQVAMDATLRQAGYTAAQPYVTGRLLRGASDGQNGTGGVVGLPAAVPPVVAGPSRRSRTVAHRRRRRRSGRVVTRRPVALGRAPAGEPASNGAAPAASTPGAWSLLVGVPVAVSALYLWIQSGGDRQFTLMLAQSINPITFLATVSLSVVWVFPAVPALVFAIGAVVLGAAVDDADRQRLRARYPVARWTDRAPGWVVWGSILAAAASTPLVFAPAWALALCVVGRPGPGGRAGGPRPGRAVAVAGLLLLCATIAGAAFARGEVVLALIAGWPVALLLTGADAPLRPGQVTAFVQAAAVLTAVLVSGVLHAVVTTPILPSTAIQVAVPTVAKPTPTPSGSPAADPDTAAVADPPTRQLRGYVVSVDDESTTLLSDLGGVEIVANDEIRSRVSCPSLIDLPGDSVEVFGLPLRESLLKALARKQRPTTVQDPRCLLRADG, from the coding sequence ATGCGCCTGCACGTCCGCCGGTCGCCCGGCCGGGCGCGTCCCCGCACGGCCCCGTGGCGCGGGATCGGCCCGTTCCTCGCCCTGGCGCTGGTGGCCGTCTCGACCGCCGCGTTCAACCAGGGCGCGCTGAAGAGCCCCACCGTCGCGGACTACCTGCGGCGGTCCTCGATCGCTGGCCGCGACCTGCGGGTGGGCGTGTTCGCCGACCAACCGCTGCTGAGCACACCCGTCGGCGACAACCGGTTCACCGGTTTCGAGGCCAGCCTGGCCACCTTCCTGGCCCGGTCGATCGGGGTGACCCCCGACTTCGTGCCGCTGGAGCCGACGGAACGGCTGGCCGCGTTGACCTCGGGTCGGGTCGACGTCGTCCTCGCCGGCCTGGCGATCACCGCGGAGCGGCAACGGGTCGTCGAGTTCGCCGGCCCCTACCTGGTCGGCCACACCAAGGTGGCGACCCGTACCACCTGGCCGCCCCGGTCCGGACCGGGGCGGCTGTGCGTGGTGTCGGGGTCAACAGCCGAGGCCGAGGCCGCCCGGCTGGAGCACCGGATCCTCCTTGCCCCGGATCTGCAGCGCTGCCTCGCCGCCGTGCGCGTCGGCCGGGCCGACGCGGTCGCCGGTGACGAGATCCTGCTGCGTGGCCTGGTCTGGGCCGCGGACCCGGGGTGGAAGCTGGTCCCGTTCGACGGCACCCCGATCACGCAGATGTACGGCATCGGGGTGGCCCGTGGCGATCCCGCGCTGAAGGCCCTGGTCGACTCGTTCCTGGTGGCCAGCCTGCGGAAGAAGACGTCCGGGGCCTGGCAGGTGGCGATGGACGCCACCCTGCGCCAGGCGGGCTACACCGCTGCGCAGCCGTACGTGACGGGTCGGCTGCTGCGCGGCGCGAGCGACGGGCAGAACGGCACCGGAGGGGTCGTCGGCCTGCCTGCGGCGGTACCGCCCGTCGTGGCGGGGCCGTCCCGCCGGAGCCGGACGGTGGCGCATCGCCGACGTCGCCGGAGGTCGGGGCGGGTGGTCACCCGTCGACCGGTCGCCCTCGGGCGCGCCCCGGCGGGTGAGCCGGCGTCGAACGGGGCCGCTCCCGCAGCGTCCACACCGGGGGCGTGGTCGCTGCTTGTCGGTGTGCCGGTCGCGGTGTCCGCGCTGTATCTGTGGATCCAGTCCGGCGGTGACCGTCAGTTCACCCTGATGCTGGCCCAGAGCATCAACCCGATCACCTTCCTCGCCACGGTCAGCCTCTCCGTCGTGTGGGTCTTCCCCGCCGTACCCGCCCTGGTCTTCGCCATCGGCGCGGTGGTGCTCGGCGCGGCGGTCGACGACGCCGACCGGCAGCGGCTGCGTGCCCGGTACCCGGTGGCCCGCTGGACGGACCGGGCACCGGGTTGGGTGGTCTGGGGCAGTATCCTGGCCGCCGCCGCCAGCACCCCGCTGGTGTTCGCCCCGGCCTGGGCATTGGCGCTGTGTGTCGTCGGTCGACCGGGGCCCGGCGGGCGGGCCGGTGGACCTCGGCCGGGACGCGCCGTGGCCGTGGCGGGCCTGCTGCTGCTCTGCGCCACGATCGCCGGTGCGGCGTTCGCCAGGGGCGAGGTGGTGCTCGCCCTGATCGCCGGTTGGCCGGTCGCGCTGCTGCTCACCGGTGCCGACGCGCCGCTGCGTCCCGGCCAGGTGACCGCCTTCGTCCAGGCCGCCGCCGTGCTGACCGCGGTACTCGTGTCGGGTGTGCTGCACGCGGTGGTGACCACGCCGATCCTGCCGTCCACCGCGATCCAGGTGGCCGTTCCGACGGTGGCGAAGCCCACCCCCACCCCGTCCGGGTCGCCGGCCGCCGACCCGGACACCGCGGCGGTGGCCGATCCGCCGACACGCCAGTTGCGCGGGTACGTCGTGTCGGTCGACGACGAGTCGACCACGCTGCTGTCCGACCTGGGCGGGGTGGAGATCGTCGCCAACGACGAGATCAGGTCCCGGGTGTCCTGCCCCAGCCTGATCGACCTGCCGGGCGACTCGGTCGAGGTGTTCGGACTGCCGCTGCGGGAGTCACTGCTCAAGGCGCTGGCCCGCAAGCAACGGCCGACGACCGTGCAGGACCCGCGCTGTCTGCTGCGCGCCGACGGCTAG
- a CDS encoding M48 family metalloprotease — MTDPADTRRPDPAGTTATVHAAAPVAGSTGGGSAPVDPDGTGPADPLSGDFDAAPDRLGWWYLLVVAALVAVGVGAGDLYFLADRLLSLPWVVAFGDCERASGATATNPVPPGFTDCLAAPARERALVLLVAVVIVLACAVVLLVAVPAVDLWRLRRHRNRFTVGAAVQRFTALCAAEGLTGRDRPRLLIAGPPVRQAFTVGLVGRRPVVVLPVGLAVAYRDPRRFDPVVRHELAHVRARDVTWVAAVRALVWLPLPAVAVGGLLEVGAFGPNAIVAGAFLRAGLLAGLVAVLAAALLRARERAADRHAARRDAGGLSALLRSGVGGNPPARRVPSLLRGVFARHPTAEERIRSLREPASRRAGELTQGVAVGVVTVATMAAAHELVMNGHYPALGWLPRLVDVWVGAVLIVGGLLPSLLRRAATAHRSGVAVGWWRPVTGTGIGLFGATLGTTWLPSPGGTDLFLDQGPAASLVFAVVTAALGAGAVGFCVLVATALADRAPPCTRWWFAGHVTALGVTVAVLWPVPGLPPVWHDPGLVRSWLAYELPATGWLLPALGLPALLALRALAVAGHGGRDVRALARRVVRSTRARVVAVAVLVCAGGAVGQLRLAPPGTLDEAVGDAQARWLLTALAGGIVLLATATGSKPATAPGSAPATEFATANRSGPATGSDPGSTAEGRSVSRARSDRLGRALLAAVATTLGSALVQYLDAVLAGRSADGSAFRLTVGNPLVGLLYLTALGVPVLLLPRVRRAGRRRWALPARLVLPAVVLAMLTLTMLVLGPGVPGTRVPLPTVGPPSVPRSIPAAPVPPTVAASGRPSDAGPTVSGPLPVAGRRLTAAEARTAARAARSALPASWVSRPVTPAGDDRVEPAACAPLAGDRYLDQLRPGERARAETRYATPPGRIGVASTTVAVGVTSYAEPVSGAVFAAAETARAACHRFTGGGVRFSVGGRPAPALGEQSWRVDYALAVGSGRSRITGATAFVLVRVGHNLVTVSVVAVVEPLDERLLTDVATTVVDALDRP, encoded by the coding sequence ATGACCGACCCGGCCGACACCCGCCGACCCGACCCGGCCGGGACGACCGCAACCGTCCACGCCGCTGCACCCGTTGCGGGATCCACCGGCGGCGGGTCGGCGCCGGTCGACCCCGATGGCACCGGACCGGCCGACCCGCTTTCCGGGGACTTCGATGCCGCACCGGACCGGTTGGGCTGGTGGTACCTGCTCGTGGTGGCGGCCCTCGTTGCGGTCGGGGTCGGCGCGGGAGACCTGTACTTCCTCGCCGACCGGTTGCTCAGCCTGCCCTGGGTGGTGGCCTTCGGCGACTGCGAGCGGGCGTCCGGGGCGACCGCCACGAATCCGGTGCCGCCGGGGTTCACCGACTGCCTGGCCGCACCCGCCCGAGAGCGGGCACTGGTGCTGCTCGTCGCGGTCGTCATCGTGCTGGCCTGCGCGGTGGTGCTGCTGGTGGCGGTGCCGGCGGTGGACCTGTGGCGACTTCGCCGTCACCGCAACCGCTTCACCGTCGGCGCAGCGGTGCAGCGGTTCACCGCGCTCTGCGCCGCCGAGGGGCTGACCGGCCGGGACCGGCCGCGCCTGTTGATCGCCGGTCCACCGGTCCGGCAGGCATTCACCGTCGGGCTCGTCGGCCGGCGACCGGTCGTGGTGCTCCCGGTCGGGCTCGCCGTGGCGTACCGGGACCCTCGACGGTTCGACCCGGTGGTGCGGCACGAGCTGGCCCACGTGCGGGCCCGGGACGTGACCTGGGTGGCCGCCGTCCGTGCCCTGGTCTGGCTGCCGCTGCCAGCGGTCGCCGTCGGCGGCCTGCTGGAGGTCGGCGCATTCGGACCGAATGCGATCGTCGCCGGTGCGTTCCTGCGGGCCGGACTACTGGCCGGCCTGGTCGCCGTGCTGGCGGCGGCACTGCTGCGGGCGCGCGAACGGGCGGCGGACCGGCATGCGGCACGACGTGACGCGGGGGGACTGAGCGCCCTGTTGCGGTCGGGCGTCGGCGGCAACCCGCCGGCCCGGCGGGTGCCGTCCCTGCTGCGGGGAGTCTTCGCCAGGCATCCGACAGCCGAGGAACGGATCAGGTCGCTGCGGGAGCCGGCGAGTCGGCGGGCCGGTGAGCTGACCCAGGGGGTGGCGGTCGGCGTGGTGACGGTGGCGACCATGGCCGCCGCCCACGAACTCGTCATGAACGGGCACTACCCGGCGCTGGGCTGGCTGCCCCGGCTGGTCGACGTCTGGGTGGGCGCGGTGCTGATCGTCGGCGGGCTGCTGCCGTCGCTGCTGCGCCGGGCGGCCACGGCCCACCGGTCCGGGGTGGCGGTCGGCTGGTGGCGACCGGTCACCGGCACGGGCATCGGCCTGTTCGGGGCCACCCTCGGCACCACCTGGCTGCCGTCGCCCGGCGGTACGGACCTCTTCCTCGACCAGGGGCCGGCCGCGAGCCTGGTCTTCGCCGTGGTGACCGCGGCGCTCGGCGCGGGCGCGGTCGGGTTCTGCGTACTCGTCGCGACGGCCCTGGCCGACCGGGCCCCACCTTGTACCCGATGGTGGTTCGCCGGGCACGTGACCGCCCTGGGTGTCACGGTCGCGGTGCTGTGGCCGGTGCCGGGACTCCCGCCGGTGTGGCACGATCCCGGCCTGGTGCGGAGCTGGCTGGCCTACGAACTGCCCGCCACCGGCTGGCTGCTGCCCGCCCTCGGACTGCCGGCGTTGCTCGCCCTGCGCGCCCTGGCCGTCGCCGGACACGGTGGGCGCGACGTCCGCGCCCTGGCCCGCCGGGTGGTCCGCTCGACGCGGGCCCGGGTGGTCGCGGTCGCCGTGCTGGTCTGCGCCGGTGGTGCGGTCGGGCAGCTCCGGCTCGCACCACCCGGCACCCTCGACGAGGCGGTGGGTGACGCGCAGGCCCGGTGGCTGCTCACCGCACTCGCCGGTGGCATCGTCCTGCTGGCGACCGCGACCGGATCGAAGCCTGCGACCGCGCCCGGGTCTGCACCTGCGACCGAGTTCGCGACCGCGAACCGGTCCGGACCTGCGACCGGATCCGACCCCGGCTCGACCGCTGAGGGTCGGTCGGTGTCCCGGGCACGGTCGGATCGGCTCGGCCGGGCGTTGCTCGCCGCGGTGGCGACGACCCTGGGGTCCGCGCTGGTGCAGTACCTGGATGCGGTGCTGGCCGGACGGTCCGCCGACGGGTCGGCGTTCCGGCTGACCGTGGGCAACCCGCTGGTCGGGTTGCTGTACCTGACCGCCCTCGGTGTGCCGGTCCTGCTGCTGCCCCGGGTGCGCCGGGCCGGTCGCCGCCGGTGGGCGTTGCCGGCCCGGCTGGTGCTGCCGGCGGTGGTGCTGGCCATGCTGACGCTGACCATGCTGGTGCTCGGGCCGGGGGTGCCCGGCACCCGGGTCCCGCTGCCCACGGTCGGCCCACCGTCCGTCCCCCGGTCCATCCCGGCCGCACCGGTGCCGCCGACCGTGGCAGCGTCCGGCCGGCCGTCCGACGCTGGCCCGACGGTGTCCGGCCCGCTGCCCGTCGCGGGACGACGGCTCACCGCCGCCGAGGCGCGGACTGCTGCCCGTGCGGCCCGGTCGGCGCTGCCGGCGTCCTGGGTGTCCCGACCGGTCACCCCCGCCGGCGACGATCGGGTCGAGCCCGCCGCGTGTGCCCCTCTGGCCGGGGACCGGTACCTCGACCAGCTCCGGCCGGGGGAGCGGGCCCGTGCCGAGACCAGGTACGCGACCCCGCCCGGCCGGATCGGTGTCGCCTCGACCACGGTGGCGGTCGGCGTCACCTCCTACGCCGAGCCGGTCTCCGGGGCTGTGTTCGCCGCCGCCGAGACCGCCCGGGCCGCCTGTCACCGGTTCACCGGCGGCGGAGTGCGGTTCTCCGTCGGGGGGCGGCCCGCCCCGGCGCTGGGCGAGCAGTCCTGGCGGGTCGACTACGCCCTGGCTGTCGGCAGCGGCCGGAGCCGGATCACCGGCGCGACCGCTTTCGTCCTGGTGCGGGTGGGGCACAACCTGGTCACCGTGTCCGTGGTCGCGGTGGTGGAGCCACTGGACGAGCGGCTGCTCACCGACGTGGCGACCACCGTGGTCGATGCCCTCGACCGTCCCTGA
- a CDS encoding quinone oxidoreductase family protein: MAAAPDTGPAAGEPAAALMPAVVVTGHGAPPVVVERPRPVPAEGEVRVRVTAAPLTPLDLLCASGTSYLGAPALPYVPGVQGVGTLDDGTPVWFPTRAGLAPGDGSLAGYAVVPAADPVPLPDGVDHRLVAALGLSAVAAWAALTLRGGLRPGEVVLVLAAGGTVGQAAVQLARLAGAGRVVAACRSDAAVYSARRSGADAVVRLTAADEPETLARRFRHAADGPVDLVLDPLFGVPAAAALRALAPGGRLVNLGGSAAPTATIDSATLRGGSLRILGYTNSELTAAERATAIAVVAGHAAAGRLTVTHQVRPLAEAAAAWADQRAGTTAGRIVLVPPPY; this comes from the coding sequence ATGGCCGCCGCACCCGACACCGGGCCGGCCGCCGGGGAACCCGCCGCCGCGCTGATGCCCGCCGTCGTCGTCACCGGTCACGGCGCGCCGCCCGTCGTGGTCGAGCGCCCCCGCCCGGTCCCGGCCGAGGGCGAGGTGCGGGTACGGGTCACCGCCGCGCCGCTGACCCCGCTGGACCTGCTCTGCGCCTCGGGCACCTCCTACCTGGGCGCCCCGGCGCTGCCGTACGTCCCCGGGGTGCAGGGTGTGGGCACCCTGGACGACGGCACCCCGGTCTGGTTCCCGACCCGGGCGGGCCTGGCCCCCGGCGACGGCAGCCTGGCCGGGTACGCGGTGGTGCCCGCAGCCGATCCGGTGCCCCTGCCCGACGGCGTGGACCACCGCCTGGTGGCGGCCCTCGGGCTCTCGGCGGTCGCCGCCTGGGCGGCGCTGACCCTGCGGGGTGGCCTGCGTCCCGGGGAGGTGGTGCTGGTACTGGCGGCCGGTGGCACCGTCGGCCAGGCGGCGGTGCAGCTCGCCCGGCTCGCCGGGGCGGGACGGGTGGTCGCGGCCTGCCGGTCCGACGCCGCCGTCTACTCCGCCCGCCGCTCGGGCGCGGACGCGGTGGTCCGGCTCACCGCCGCCGACGAGCCGGAGACCCTCGCCCGGCGTTTCCGGCACGCCGCCGACGGCCCGGTCGACCTGGTGCTGGACCCTCTGTTCGGGGTGCCGGCGGCAGCGGCCCTGCGCGCCCTGGCCCCGGGTGGCCGGTTGGTCAACCTCGGTGGATCGGCGGCACCGACCGCCACGATCGACTCGGCGACCCTGCGCGGTGGGTCGTTGCGCATCCTGGGCTACACCAACAGCGAGTTGACCGCCGCCGAACGCGCGACGGCGATCGCCGTGGTGGCCGGGCACGCCGCCGCCGGCCGGTTGACCGTCACCCACCAGGTACGACCGCTGGCCGAGGCGGCGGCGGCCTGGGCCGACCAGCGCGCCGGCACCACCGCCGGCCGCATCGTGCTGGTGCCACCACCGTACTGA